Genomic DNA from Marinobacter sp. LV10MA510-1:
GATTCGTGATCGATGATAGAGCTTAAGCGATCACAAGGATGCTTTGGCTTTCTCAACAACCGCAGCAAAGGTTTGCTGCTCGTTCATGGCCAGGTCGGCCAGAACTTTACGGTCGATTTCCACGTTGGCCTTTTTCAGGCCAGCGATCAAGCGGCTGTACGACAAGCCATTGGCACGGGCACCGGCGTTGATACGCGCAATCCACAGTGCGCGGAAGGCACGCTTGCGGTTACGACGGTCACGGTACGCATACTGACCTGCTTTGATAACCGCTTGCTTGGCAACGCGGTACACACGACTACGGGCACCGTAGTAACCTTTAGCCTGCTTTAGAATCTTCTTGTGACGACGGCGTGCAACCACACCACGTTTAACACGAGCCATACTATAATCCTTCTACCTTAAAAACCGTTTGGGGTGCGTGTGCTCTAAACTCCGAGCATGCGTTTTACGGAAGCCACATCAGCCTTGGAGATAAGCTTGGTTCCACGCAGCTGACGCTTACGCTTCGGGCTTTTCTTGGTCAGGATGTGACTGGTGAAGGACGACTTGTGCTTGAAGCCGGTGGCAGTTTTCTTAAACCGCTTGGCCGCTCCACTTTTCGTTTTCATTTTCGACATTTTTTAAAACTCCGCATTCTGTTTTTTTGATGCATCGTATGCAAACCTGAAACACAAATCCCCCGCCTTTGGCAGGGGATGAGCAACAACAGCAGGCTTACTTCTTTTTGCGGGGGGCGATAATCATGGTCATCTGGCGGCCTTCCATTTTCGGACGCATCTCGACAGTTGCCATTTCTTCCATGTCCACTTCTATGCGTTCCATGAGTTTCATACCAATTTCCTGGTGTGCCATCTCACGGCCACGGAAGCGAACAGTGATTTTGCCGCGGTCCCCGGCTTCAAGGAAACGTATCAGGTTGCGTAGTTTTACCTGATAATCCCCTTCTTCAGTTCCTGGACGGAACTTAAGCTCTTTGACTTGCGTCTGTTTCTGTTTTTTCTTGGCAACGGCCTTCGCTTTTTTCTCGTCGAAGATCTTCTTGCCATAGTCCATTATTTTACAGACGATCGGATCGGAATCTGTCACTTGCACCAGATCCAGGGTCGCCTCCTCTGCCATCCTGAGGGCTTCTGCGATTGAAACCACACCCACTTGCTCGCCTTCGGCGTCAATCAGACGGACTTCAGTTGCATCAATGTTCTCATTGATTGGCGCCTTTGGTGTACGCGCACCCCGATTCGCTCTCTGTTTAATAATTAATTCTCCAACTTGGTTCTGCTCTTGCGTTCAACATCTTCTTGCAGAAGCTGTTCGAACGCTTCGAGCGATAATGTTCCCAAATCTTCACCTTTGCGGGTTCGCACCGCAACGGCGTTGTTCTCGACTTCTTTGTCGCCGACAACCACAAGAAAGGGAACCTTGTTAATTGTGTGCTCGCGGATTTTAAAGCCGATCTTCTCGTTTCTCAAGTCAGCATTAACCCTAAAGCCCAAAGAATCCCACTTTTTCGCAAGATTCTCGCAATATTCCCGCTGATTATCGGTGATATTGAGGATGGCGACCTGTGTTGGGGCCAGCCAGCTGGGGAATGCGCCTTCGTATTCTTCAATCAGAATACCGATGAAACGCTCAAACGACCCAAGTACCGCACGGTGCAGCATAACCGGTGTTTTGCGTTCGGAGGTATCCGACACATATTGTGCGCCCAAACGGCCCGGCATGCTGAAGTCTACCTGAATGGTGCCGCATTGCCATACCCGACCGATACAGTCTTTCAGGGAAAACTCGATTTTCGGGCCATAAAACGCGCCTTCGCCCGGCAACAGTTCCCATTTCACGCCTTCGCGGTTCAGGGCCTGTTCCAGTGCGGCTTCGGATTTGTCCCAGACTTCGTCAGAACCTACGCGCTTTTCGGGGCGGGTAGATAACTTGTACAGAATCTCGGTGAAGCCGAAGTCTTTGTAGACTTCGTGCAGCAGGTCGATGAACTTCGACACTTCGTTCTGGATGTCGCTTTCTTCACAGAAGATGTGAGCGTCGTCTTGGGTAAAGCCGCGCACGCGCATCAGTCCGTGCAAGGCACCGGACGCTTCGTTGCGGTGGCAGGAGCCGAACTCCGCTAGGCGCAGGGGCAGATCTTTGTGGCTTTTCAGGCCCTGATTGAATACCTGGATATGGCACGGGCAGTTCATGGGCTTGATGGCAAAGTCGTGTTTTTCCGACTCGGTGGTGAACATGCCTTCTTTGAATTTGTCCCAGTGGCCGGACTTTTCCCACAGCGAGCGGGACACGATCTGAGGCGTTTTGATTTCCTGGTAACCGTGGCGGCGCAGGATATCGCGCATGTACTGTTCCATTTTCTGGTAAATGGTCCAGCCGTCCGGATGCCAGAACACCATGCCCGGGGCTTCTTCTTGCATGTGGAACAGGTTCAGCTTTTTGCCGACTTTGCGGTGGTCGCGCTTTTCGGCTTCTTCGATGCGATGCACGTAGGCTTTCAGGTCTTTCTTGTTGGCCCAGGCGGTGCCGTAGACGCGCTGCAGCTGTTCGTTGTTGGTGTCGCCACGCCAGAAGGCACCGGATACCTTGGTCAGCTTGAATGCTTTCATTTTGCCGGTGCTGGGCACGTGGGGGCCGCGGCACAGGTCGATGAAATCACCCTGGCGGTAAAATGACAGGTCTTCTGCGCCGGGAATGTCTTCAATTATGCGAACTTTGTACTCTTCACCCATGCTGCTGAACAGCGCTACCGCTTCGCTGCGGGACATAACCGAGCGGAAAACCGGCAGGTCTTGCTTGGCCAGTTCGGCCATGCGCTTTTCAATACGGGCCAGGTCTTCGTTGGTGAAGGGGCGATCGTATTTGAAATCGTAGTAAAAACCGTCGTCTATCACCGGGCCGATGGTGACCTGGGCTTCCGGGAACAGCTCTTTGACCGCCATGGCCAGCAGGTGGGCGGTGGAGTGGCGGATAACGTCCAGGCCTTCGTCGTCGCGCTCGGTGATAATGGCGAGTTGGACGTCGTGTTCAATCAGGTGACTGGTGTCGACCAGGGTGCCGTCGACTTTACCGGCTAAGGCGGCTTTGGCCAGGCCGGCGCCAATGTCGGCGGCAACGTCGTGCACGGTGACGGCTTCGGCGAAACTGCGGTGACTGCCATCGGGCAGGGTTACTACGGGCATGGTGTGCTCCTAGGGGTTCTCAGCGGTGATCTATACCAGAGATCACTTGTTTGGCGAGGGCATAAAGCGGGGAAACTTAGGGCGGGGACGGATTTGAAATCCGTCCCCTATGTTCCAAATCCGTTCCCGCTTTATGCCCTCTTTTTTGGCAGCCGCGATACGACCGCGGTGCCGAGAAGTTGGGGAGTTTAACAGAAAGTGTAAAGCGGGGACGGATTTTAAATCCGTCCCCTCGGGGGGGTATAGGAGCCGGGACAGATTTGAAATCTGTCCCGAGGGACGGGTGGCAAGGGCAAAGCGGGGACAGACTTGAAGTCTGTCCCCTGGTGTAGAGCGGGGACGGATTTGAAATCCGTCCCCTGGGGGTATGAGAGCAGGGACGAGAGCGGGGACGGATTTTAAATCCGTCCCCTTTTGCTATTTCATCAGGCCGGCTTCTTTGTAGTATTTGACGGCACCCGGGTGCAGGGGGGCGCTTAGGGCGTCTGACACCATTTCTTCTTTGTTCAGGTTGTGAAAGGCCGGGTGCAGGCGTTTGAAGCTGTCGAAATTTTCGAACACGGCGCGTACTACCCGGTACACCACGTCTTCTGGTACGTCGGTGGACGATACGAAGGTGGCTCCGACGCCGAAGGTGGTTATGTCTTCATCGCTACCGCGGTACATGCCGCCGGGGATGATGGCTTTGCGGTAGTAGGGATAGTTGTTGATCAGTTTTTTGCTGGCGTTGTTATCAACGGTGACCAGAACGCTGTTGCAGGAGGTGGTGGCTTCTTTTATAGCGCCTGATGGGTGGCCCACGGTGTAGAAGAAGGCGTCGATGTCGCCACTACACAGGGCCTGGGACTGCTCGGCCGCTTTTAGTTCGGCGGCCAG
This window encodes:
- the rplT gene encoding 50S ribosomal protein L20, whose protein sequence is MARVKRGVVARRRHKKILKQAKGYYGARSRVYRVAKQAVIKAGQYAYRDRRNRKRAFRALWIARINAGARANGLSYSRLIAGLKKANVEIDRKVLADLAMNEQQTFAAVVEKAKASL
- the rpmI gene encoding 50S ribosomal protein L35, which encodes MSKMKTKSGAAKRFKKTATGFKHKSSFTSHILTKKSPKRKRQLRGTKLISKADVASVKRMLGV
- the infC gene encoding translation initiation factor IF-3, translating into MKQRANRGARTPKAPINENIDATEVRLIDAEGEQVGVVSIAEALRMAEEATLDLVQVTDSDPIVCKIMDYGKKIFDEKKAKAVAKKKQKQTQVKELKFRPGTEEGDYQVKLRNLIRFLEAGDRGKITVRFRGREMAHQEIGMKLMERIEVDMEEMATVEMRPKMEGRQMTMIIAPRKKK
- the thrS gene encoding threonine--tRNA ligase, with translation MPVVTLPDGSHRSFAEAVTVHDVAADIGAGLAKAALAGKVDGTLVDTSHLIEHDVQLAIITERDDEGLDVIRHSTAHLLAMAVKELFPEAQVTIGPVIDDGFYYDFKYDRPFTNEDLARIEKRMAELAKQDLPVFRSVMSRSEAVALFSSMGEEYKVRIIEDIPGAEDLSFYRQGDFIDLCRGPHVPSTGKMKAFKLTKVSGAFWRGDTNNEQLQRVYGTAWANKKDLKAYVHRIEEAEKRDHRKVGKKLNLFHMQEEAPGMVFWHPDGWTIYQKMEQYMRDILRRHGYQEIKTPQIVSRSLWEKSGHWDKFKEGMFTTESEKHDFAIKPMNCPCHIQVFNQGLKSHKDLPLRLAEFGSCHRNEASGALHGLMRVRGFTQDDAHIFCEESDIQNEVSKFIDLLHEVYKDFGFTEILYKLSTRPEKRVGSDEVWDKSEAALEQALNREGVKWELLPGEGAFYGPKIEFSLKDCIGRVWQCGTIQVDFSMPGRLGAQYVSDTSERKTPVMLHRAVLGSFERFIGILIEEYEGAFPSWLAPTQVAILNITDNQREYCENLAKKWDSLGFRVNADLRNEKIGFKIREHTINKVPFLVVVGDKEVENNAVAVRTRKGEDLGTLSLEAFEQLLQEDVERKSRTKLEN